Proteins encoded together in one Bombyx mori chromosome 24, ASM3026992v2 window:
- the LOC101739585 gene encoding zinc finger protein 157 isoform X2 codes for MLAVLLLNRMNIMANRHRTKRREKLENSCKLASEANEDGYCRTCLGTEDLSPIFNEKQTEEKRTRELKVTTGLQIKKNDGLSQRICSGCLDSLNQALKFRRKSKKTEKTLLNRISGNKTKKKYTKISKALKRPKIKKLDEDIPDYEYSAFEDSFQDEQDYKQDDQNFVDIKEEKIEIKPKVSRARRPRPACPAQASYKCPTCSKEFRMKATYKAHMRFHTNYCVCESCGKRCRNNNQLQEHKRARHGLGRIHKCAYCEYSSATKEALTIHERRHTGERPYVCDHCGATFHRRSNLVQHIAIHLPEKNFQCPVCQKMEKSKKRLQIHVSKRHRPRPTYRTTSRRITSGDTWRAATASPGTSRDRFRNCQ; via the exons ATGTTGGCGGTTTTACTTTTAAACCGCATGAATATAATGGCGAATAGACATCGCACAAAACGTCGGGAAAAACTTGAGAATTCTTGTAAATTAGCCTCTGAGGCCAATGAGGACGGTTACTGCAGAACGTGTCTCGGTACCGAGGATCTATCGCCGATATTTAACGAGAAACAAACCGAGGAGAAACGTACGCGCGAACTAAAAGTTACAACTGGTTTACAG ATTAAGAAAAATGATGGTCTATCACAGAGGATATGTTCTGGTTGTTTGGACTCATTGAACCAAGCATTGAAGTTCAGAAGGAAAAGTAAAAAAACAGAGAAAACGTTACTAAATAGGATATCagggaataaaacaaaaaagaa ATACACTAAAATATCTAAAGCCTTAAAGAGACCCAAGATTAAGAAACTAGATGAGGACATCCCAGACTACGAGTACAGTGCCTTCGAAGACAGTTTCCAAGATGAACAAGACTACAAGCAGGATGACCAGAACTTTGTCGATATTAAAGAGGAAAAGATTGAGATCAAG CCGAAGGTGTCGCGCGCGCGTCGGCCGCGCCCCGCGTGTCCCGCCCAGGCCTCGTACAAGTGCCCGACCTGCAGCAAGGAGTTCCGCATGAAGGCCACCTACAAGGCCCACATGCGGTTCCACACTAACTACTGTGTGTGCGAG TCGTGCGGCAAGAGATGCCGCAACAACAACCAGCTGCAGGAGCACAAGCGCGCGCGGCACGGGCTCGGCCGGATCCACAAGTGTGCGTACTGCGAGTACAGCTCGGCCACTAAGGAGGCGCTCACA ATCCACGAGCGGCGCCACACCGGCGAGCGTCCGTACGTGTGCGACCACTGCGGCGCCACCTTCCACCGCCGCTCCAACCTCGTGCAGCACATCGCCATCCACCTGCCCGAGAAGAACTTCCAG TGTCCGGTTTGTCAGAAAATGGAGAAATCTAAGAAACGCCTCCAGATCCACGTCTCAAAGAGACACCGCCCCCGGCCCACGTACAG AACTACCAGCAGACGGATCACGTCAGGAGACACATGGCGCGCTGCCACGGCGTCGCCAGGGACCAGCAGGGACAGATTCAGAAACTGCCAATAG
- the LOC101739585 gene encoding zinc finger protein 761 isoform X1 — MLAVLLLNRMNIMANRHRTKRREKLENSCKLASEANEDGYCRTCLGTEDLSPIFNEKQTEEKRTRELKVTTGLQIKKNDGLSQRICSGCLDSLNQALKFRRKSKKTEKTLLNRISGNKTKKKYTKISKALKRPKIKKLDEDIPDYEYSAFEDSFQDEQDYKQDDQNFVDIKEEKIEIKPKVSRARRPRPACPAQASYKCPTCSKEFRMKATYKAHMRFHTNYCVCESCGKRCRNNNQLQEHKRARHGLGRIHKCAYCEYSSATKEALTIHERRHTGERPYVCDHCGATFHRRSNLVQHIAIHLPEKNFQCPVCQKMEKSKKRLQIHVSKRHRPRPTYRYMCPMCSKNYQQTDHVRRHMARCHGVARDQQGQIQKLPIESISNLTTLKH; from the exons ATGTTGGCGGTTTTACTTTTAAACCGCATGAATATAATGGCGAATAGACATCGCACAAAACGTCGGGAAAAACTTGAGAATTCTTGTAAATTAGCCTCTGAGGCCAATGAGGACGGTTACTGCAGAACGTGTCTCGGTACCGAGGATCTATCGCCGATATTTAACGAGAAACAAACCGAGGAGAAACGTACGCGCGAACTAAAAGTTACAACTGGTTTACAG ATTAAGAAAAATGATGGTCTATCACAGAGGATATGTTCTGGTTGTTTGGACTCATTGAACCAAGCATTGAAGTTCAGAAGGAAAAGTAAAAAAACAGAGAAAACGTTACTAAATAGGATATCagggaataaaacaaaaaagaa ATACACTAAAATATCTAAAGCCTTAAAGAGACCCAAGATTAAGAAACTAGATGAGGACATCCCAGACTACGAGTACAGTGCCTTCGAAGACAGTTTCCAAGATGAACAAGACTACAAGCAGGATGACCAGAACTTTGTCGATATTAAAGAGGAAAAGATTGAGATCAAG CCGAAGGTGTCGCGCGCGCGTCGGCCGCGCCCCGCGTGTCCCGCCCAGGCCTCGTACAAGTGCCCGACCTGCAGCAAGGAGTTCCGCATGAAGGCCACCTACAAGGCCCACATGCGGTTCCACACTAACTACTGTGTGTGCGAG TCGTGCGGCAAGAGATGCCGCAACAACAACCAGCTGCAGGAGCACAAGCGCGCGCGGCACGGGCTCGGCCGGATCCACAAGTGTGCGTACTGCGAGTACAGCTCGGCCACTAAGGAGGCGCTCACA ATCCACGAGCGGCGCCACACCGGCGAGCGTCCGTACGTGTGCGACCACTGCGGCGCCACCTTCCACCGCCGCTCCAACCTCGTGCAGCACATCGCCATCCACCTGCCCGAGAAGAACTTCCAG TGTCCGGTTTGTCAGAAAATGGAGAAATCTAAGAAACGCCTCCAGATCCACGTCTCAAAGAGACACCGCCCCCGGCCCACGTACAG GTACATGTGCCCTATGTGTTCGAAGAACTACCAGCAGACGGATCACGTCAGGAGACACATGGCGCGCTGCCACGGCGTCGCCAGGGACCAGCAGGGACAGATTCAGAAACTGCCAATAGAATCGATTAGTAATCTGACAACACTGAAACACTAG
- the LOC101739585 gene encoding zinc finger protein 808 isoform X4, protein MLAVLLLNRMNIMANRHRTKRREKLENSCKLASEANEDGYCRTCLGTEDLSPIFNEKQTEEKRTRELKVTTGLQIKKNDGLSQRICSGCLDSLNQALKFRRKSKKTEKTLLNRISGNKTKKKYTKISKALKRPKIKKLDEDIPDYEYSAFEDSFQDEQDYKQDDQNFVDIKEEKIEIKPKVSRARRPRPACPAQASYKCPTCSKEFRMKATYKAHMRFHTNYCVCEIHERRHTGERPYVCDHCGATFHRRSNLVQHIAIHLPEKNFQCPVCQKMEKSKKRLQIHVSKRHRPRPTYRYMCPMCSKNYQQTDHVRRHMARCHGVARDQQGQIQKLPIESISNLTTLKH, encoded by the exons ATGTTGGCGGTTTTACTTTTAAACCGCATGAATATAATGGCGAATAGACATCGCACAAAACGTCGGGAAAAACTTGAGAATTCTTGTAAATTAGCCTCTGAGGCCAATGAGGACGGTTACTGCAGAACGTGTCTCGGTACCGAGGATCTATCGCCGATATTTAACGAGAAACAAACCGAGGAGAAACGTACGCGCGAACTAAAAGTTACAACTGGTTTACAG ATTAAGAAAAATGATGGTCTATCACAGAGGATATGTTCTGGTTGTTTGGACTCATTGAACCAAGCATTGAAGTTCAGAAGGAAAAGTAAAAAAACAGAGAAAACGTTACTAAATAGGATATCagggaataaaacaaaaaagaa ATACACTAAAATATCTAAAGCCTTAAAGAGACCCAAGATTAAGAAACTAGATGAGGACATCCCAGACTACGAGTACAGTGCCTTCGAAGACAGTTTCCAAGATGAACAAGACTACAAGCAGGATGACCAGAACTTTGTCGATATTAAAGAGGAAAAGATTGAGATCAAG CCGAAGGTGTCGCGCGCGCGTCGGCCGCGCCCCGCGTGTCCCGCCCAGGCCTCGTACAAGTGCCCGACCTGCAGCAAGGAGTTCCGCATGAAGGCCACCTACAAGGCCCACATGCGGTTCCACACTAACTACTGTGTGTGCGAG ATCCACGAGCGGCGCCACACCGGCGAGCGTCCGTACGTGTGCGACCACTGCGGCGCCACCTTCCACCGCCGCTCCAACCTCGTGCAGCACATCGCCATCCACCTGCCCGAGAAGAACTTCCAG TGTCCGGTTTGTCAGAAAATGGAGAAATCTAAGAAACGCCTCCAGATCCACGTCTCAAAGAGACACCGCCCCCGGCCCACGTACAG GTACATGTGCCCTATGTGTTCGAAGAACTACCAGCAGACGGATCACGTCAGGAGACACATGGCGCGCTGCCACGGCGTCGCCAGGGACCAGCAGGGACAGATTCAGAAACTGCCAATAGAATCGATTAGTAATCTGACAACACTGAAACACTAG
- the LOC101739585 gene encoding zinc finger protein 8 isoform X3, giving the protein MLAVLLLNRMNIMANRHRTKRREKLENSCKLASEANEDGYCRTCLGTEDLSPIFNEKQTEEKRTRELKVTTGLQIKKNDGLSQRICSGCLDSLNQALKFRRKSKKTEKTLLNRISGNKTKKKYTKISKALKRPKIKKLDEDIPDYEYSAFEDSFQDEQDYKQDDQNFVDIKEEKIEIKPKVSRARRPRPACPAQASYKCPTCSKEFRMKATYKAHMRFHTNYCVCESCGKRCRNNNQLQEHKRARHGLGRIHKCAYCEYSSATKEALTIHERRHTGERPYVCDHCGATFHRRSNLVQHIAIHLPEKNFQCDMCPKRLKSKKFLQIHKHNAHTGKRYGYLCPICEHRFEKPNKVRAHTRRVHGLPDDQQGPVVRVQL; this is encoded by the exons ATGTTGGCGGTTTTACTTTTAAACCGCATGAATATAATGGCGAATAGACATCGCACAAAACGTCGGGAAAAACTTGAGAATTCTTGTAAATTAGCCTCTGAGGCCAATGAGGACGGTTACTGCAGAACGTGTCTCGGTACCGAGGATCTATCGCCGATATTTAACGAGAAACAAACCGAGGAGAAACGTACGCGCGAACTAAAAGTTACAACTGGTTTACAG ATTAAGAAAAATGATGGTCTATCACAGAGGATATGTTCTGGTTGTTTGGACTCATTGAACCAAGCATTGAAGTTCAGAAGGAAAAGTAAAAAAACAGAGAAAACGTTACTAAATAGGATATCagggaataaaacaaaaaagaa ATACACTAAAATATCTAAAGCCTTAAAGAGACCCAAGATTAAGAAACTAGATGAGGACATCCCAGACTACGAGTACAGTGCCTTCGAAGACAGTTTCCAAGATGAACAAGACTACAAGCAGGATGACCAGAACTTTGTCGATATTAAAGAGGAAAAGATTGAGATCAAG CCGAAGGTGTCGCGCGCGCGTCGGCCGCGCCCCGCGTGTCCCGCCCAGGCCTCGTACAAGTGCCCGACCTGCAGCAAGGAGTTCCGCATGAAGGCCACCTACAAGGCCCACATGCGGTTCCACACTAACTACTGTGTGTGCGAG TCGTGCGGCAAGAGATGCCGCAACAACAACCAGCTGCAGGAGCACAAGCGCGCGCGGCACGGGCTCGGCCGGATCCACAAGTGTGCGTACTGCGAGTACAGCTCGGCCACTAAGGAGGCGCTCACA ATCCACGAGCGGCGCCACACCGGCGAGCGTCCGTACGTGTGCGACCACTGCGGCGCCACCTTCCACCGCCGCTCCAACCTCGTGCAGCACATCGCCATCCACCTGCCCGAGAAGAACTTCCAG TGCGACATGTGCCCGAAGCGCTTGAAGTCGAAGAAGTTCCTCCAGATACACAAGCACAACGCCCACACGGGCAAGCGGTACGGGTACCTCTGCCCAATATGCGAGCACCGGTTCGAGAAGCCGAACAAGGTGCGCGCCCACACCAGGAGGGTCCACGGGCTCCCGGACGACCAGCAGGGGCCCGTCGTCAGGGTGCAGCTGTag
- the LOC101739585 gene encoding zinc finger protein 808 isoform X5 translates to MLAVLLLNRMNIMANRHRTKRREKLENSCKLASEANEDGYCRTCLGTEDLSPIFNEKQTEEKRTRELKVTTGLQIKKNDGLSQRICSGCLDSLNQALKFRRKSKKTEKTLLNRISGNKTKKKYTKISKALKRPKIKKLDEDIPDYEYSAFEDSFQDEQDYKQDDQNFVDIKEEKIEIKPKVSRARRPRPACPAQASYKCPTCSKEFRMKATYKAHMRFHTNYCVCEIHERRHTGERPYVCDHCGATFHRRSNLVQHIAIHLPEKNFQCDMCPKRLKSKKFLQIHKHNAHTGKRYGYLCPICEHRFEKPNKVRAHTRRVHGLPDDQQGPVVRVQL, encoded by the exons ATGTTGGCGGTTTTACTTTTAAACCGCATGAATATAATGGCGAATAGACATCGCACAAAACGTCGGGAAAAACTTGAGAATTCTTGTAAATTAGCCTCTGAGGCCAATGAGGACGGTTACTGCAGAACGTGTCTCGGTACCGAGGATCTATCGCCGATATTTAACGAGAAACAAACCGAGGAGAAACGTACGCGCGAACTAAAAGTTACAACTGGTTTACAG ATTAAGAAAAATGATGGTCTATCACAGAGGATATGTTCTGGTTGTTTGGACTCATTGAACCAAGCATTGAAGTTCAGAAGGAAAAGTAAAAAAACAGAGAAAACGTTACTAAATAGGATATCagggaataaaacaaaaaagaa ATACACTAAAATATCTAAAGCCTTAAAGAGACCCAAGATTAAGAAACTAGATGAGGACATCCCAGACTACGAGTACAGTGCCTTCGAAGACAGTTTCCAAGATGAACAAGACTACAAGCAGGATGACCAGAACTTTGTCGATATTAAAGAGGAAAAGATTGAGATCAAG CCGAAGGTGTCGCGCGCGCGTCGGCCGCGCCCCGCGTGTCCCGCCCAGGCCTCGTACAAGTGCCCGACCTGCAGCAAGGAGTTCCGCATGAAGGCCACCTACAAGGCCCACATGCGGTTCCACACTAACTACTGTGTGTGCGAG ATCCACGAGCGGCGCCACACCGGCGAGCGTCCGTACGTGTGCGACCACTGCGGCGCCACCTTCCACCGCCGCTCCAACCTCGTGCAGCACATCGCCATCCACCTGCCCGAGAAGAACTTCCAG TGCGACATGTGCCCGAAGCGCTTGAAGTCGAAGAAGTTCCTCCAGATACACAAGCACAACGCCCACACGGGCAAGCGGTACGGGTACCTCTGCCCAATATGCGAGCACCGGTTCGAGAAGCCGAACAAGGTGCGCGCCCACACCAGGAGGGTCCACGGGCTCCCGGACGACCAGCAGGGGCCCGTCGTCAGGGTGCAGCTGTag
- the LOC101746183 gene encoding zinc finger protein 81 has protein sequence MTWNSCRTCLSIQNLNPIFPMPEHHEKYTNVILSTTGVKVELNDEYPQVMCTSCIQLINDSYKFRKKCEQTQQILQSSTHTRDGVVKTEMQSQSDATYTFIDISDLIIDLDTTNANEDETNTSIEEEKKLNKKKEKVKKKEKKDVKVKEKIECEHCHKILTSKLSLRNHYKIHTGFDVVCEHCGKKFITRRLLLMHCRAKHGYEKTDKCSYCDYRASNAEQVKIHERLHTGERPFVCAQCGAAFHRRSTHLQHVATHLPDRPVPCPHCPARFQTTTLMRIHRSRHAAPPARWRCALCEGRFARRRTALRHLLRAHALQDPALLHKDTAP, from the exons ATGACTTGGAACAGCTGTCGCACCTGTTTAAGCATCCAGAATTTAAATCCTATATTCCCTATGCCGGAACACcatgaaaaatatacaaatgttaTATTATCCACCACAGGAGTTAAG GTGGAACTGAACGATGAGTATCCACAAGTAATGTGTACATCGTGCATACAACTGATAAATGATTCATACAAGTTCCGGAAGAAGTGTGAGCAGACCCAGCAGATACTACAGAGCAGCACCCACACACGAGACGGTGTAGTTAAAACTGAAATGCAGTCACAGAGCGATGCCACATACACTTTTATTGATATTTCGGATTTAATAATTGATTTGGACACGACAAATGCCAACGAAGATGAAACAAATACTAgtatagaagaagaaaaaaagttaaataagaAAAAGGAGAAAGTTAAAAAGAAAGAGAAGAAGGATGTGAAAGTGAAAGAGAAGATAGAGTGTGAACATTGTCACAAGATATTAACTTCCAAACTGTCACTGCGGAATCATTATAAAATACACACCGGGTTTGATGTGGTCTGCGAG CACTGCGGTAAAAAGTTCATAACGCGGAGGCTGCTGCTGATGCACTGCCGGGCCAAGCACGGCTATGAGAAGACGGACAAGTGCTCCTACTGCGACTACCGGGCCTCCAACGCCGAGCAGGTCAAA ATCCACGAGCGGCTGCACACCGGGGAGCGCCCGTTCGTGTGCGCGCAGTGCGGTGCCGCCTTCCACCGGCGAAGCACCCACCTGCAGCACGTCGCCACGCACCTGCCCGACCGCCCCGTGCCCTGCCCGCACTGCCCCGCGCGCTTCCAGACCACCACCCTCATGCGCATCCACCGCAGCCGCCACGCCGCCCCGCCCGCGCGCTGGCGCTGCGCCCTGTGCGAGGGGCGCTTCGCCCGCCGCCGCACCGCCCTGCGACACCTGCTGCGGGCGCACGCGCTACAGGACCCCGCGCTGCTGCACAAGGACACCGCGCCCTGA